One window from the genome of Echinicola vietnamensis DSM 17526 encodes:
- a CDS encoding hybrid sensor histidine kinase/response regulator transcription factor, which translates to MRTFIKTVPLLLFFCTGLFLRSAAQGQDYYFEHITMDDGLSGSTVLSILQDRQGFMWFGTKNGLNRYDGHNFKVFNPETSKKSGLADSFIYGLHEDSNGIIWVGTAHGMYTYNSSTESFTHFDKVSNLGNQIDGSVGEITEDLQGNIYFAVNNRGLFQYQVAEDSLFQYQAISKTNVNLHDNNTTNVLVDEKGELWVSNSRLGVHKFLPKTKKFKQYLTHSEVIKAAVLQMEDHGNNLLLGTKDLGVWVMDKNNGHVKPLLTKAPNGKNLFIRDLQKISENELWIATESGLFIYDLEKHKFKHFKENLNDPYSISDNAIYCISRDIEGGMWIGTYFGGVNFLPNHPTKFKKHYPIPNSNTISGQRVREFEEGKDGTIWIGTEDAGLNQYDPESETYLHYLPNNSSNSLSYHNVHGLAKRENELWIGTVTFATGLNRMNLNTNKIETIPFHSNLDTPDDNEIHSILVDKNKQVWLGTVVGLLKLDEENNTVNSIDKIGNRFIYDMIEDHKGNLWLGTYSNGLVKYNPNTQEMRTYLPDPKNPNALPHYSVINIFQDSQKRIWIATEGGGFCIYNEKSDDFTVFNTDNGFPSNIIYKILEDISGHLWITCSRGLLEFNPQTTEYRLFTKDNGLMPYPFNYKSGFRAKDGTLYFGCLNGFISFDPREFEPYEYDPPVVFTGIQIFNTPVPIGGENSILNASITNTSEITLKHDQSSLSFDFAALSYTASDALPYAYKMEGFDKTWTYLPQNQRINYSYLPPGDYTLKIKTADIFGEWSDREAMLHITILPPFWKTNWAYTAYTLLFAIMLYGILKFYKDRIHRRQAAAFKRLEDEKQREIYQSKIEFFTNITHEIRTPLTLIKGPLESILNKENAINPEIKESLWIMNKNTNRLIELSNELLDFRKTENKGFTLNFTRNEIGKLLEDIFIRFKGSAEQQQVNFHFTGSDAPFFADVDREAFTKVISNLLSNAIKNAESTAQLEMAISPAEAHFKVIVSNDGHLISPENREKIFEPFFQEGNEFNKPNTTGTGLGLPLARSLAEMHGGSLHVDPDYPQNRNTFVLDLPIKQKNTIKITEIPAEQPAPDRPTKTTKSPKPAASKGAILVVEDNKELQKFLYDQLKEEYHVYRAENGQDGIQQLKDKPIDLVITDVMMPVMDGFTFCDTIKSDVNFSHIPVIMLTAKNTLQSKIEGMEMGADVYLEKPFSIDHLGLQVKNLLHYRDQVRQAFANQPMVNVETIAHTRADEEFLSQANEAILENLSNERFGVNEMADILCMSQSSLLRKIKGVSKMTPNGYIRLVRLKKAAEMLQSGQYTVTEISEKVGFNSPSYFSKCFQKQFGELPKDFTKSSEIR; encoded by the coding sequence ATGCGCACATTTATCAAAACTGTTCCTTTACTTCTATTCTTCTGTACAGGGTTATTCTTACGCAGTGCTGCCCAAGGACAAGATTACTATTTTGAGCACATCACCATGGATGATGGGCTGTCAGGTAGCACCGTCCTTTCCATTTTACAGGACCGCCAAGGTTTTATGTGGTTTGGCACCAAAAATGGCCTAAACCGATATGACGGTCATAACTTTAAGGTGTTCAACCCTGAAACCAGTAAGAAATCGGGACTGGCAGATAGTTTCATCTATGGATTGCACGAGGACAGCAATGGAATTATATGGGTTGGGACGGCCCATGGAATGTACACCTACAATTCCTCCACCGAAAGCTTCACCCATTTCGATAAAGTCTCCAACTTGGGAAATCAAATTGACGGATCGGTAGGTGAAATCACAGAAGATTTACAAGGAAATATTTACTTTGCTGTCAATAACCGAGGACTCTTCCAATATCAAGTGGCCGAAGATTCCCTTTTCCAATACCAGGCAATCAGCAAAACCAACGTCAATCTTCATGACAACAACACTACTAATGTATTGGTAGATGAAAAAGGAGAATTATGGGTGTCCAATTCGAGGCTTGGTGTCCATAAATTTTTGCCTAAAACCAAAAAGTTCAAGCAATACCTCACGCACTCAGAAGTCATCAAAGCTGCCGTGCTGCAAATGGAAGATCATGGCAACAACCTACTCTTAGGGACCAAGGACTTGGGCGTATGGGTAATGGACAAAAACAACGGCCATGTCAAACCTCTGCTGACCAAAGCCCCCAACGGAAAAAACCTTTTCATACGAGACCTTCAAAAGATTTCAGAAAACGAACTTTGGATAGCTACCGAATCGGGACTATTTATTTATGATCTTGAAAAACACAAATTCAAACATTTCAAAGAAAACCTTAACGACCCCTACTCCATCTCAGACAATGCCATCTATTGCATCAGCCGAGACATTGAAGGGGGAATGTGGATCGGTACCTATTTTGGCGGTGTAAACTTTCTTCCCAACCACCCCACCAAATTCAAAAAGCATTACCCTATTCCAAATTCCAACACAATCAGCGGACAGCGGGTCCGTGAATTTGAGGAAGGGAAAGACGGCACCATCTGGATCGGTACAGAAGATGCAGGATTGAACCAGTACGACCCTGAGAGTGAAACCTACTTGCACTATTTGCCCAATAATTCTTCCAATAGCCTTTCATACCACAATGTTCACGGCCTGGCCAAAAGGGAAAATGAACTTTGGATTGGCACGGTCACCTTTGCCACAGGGCTTAACCGCATGAACCTCAACACTAACAAAATAGAAACCATTCCTTTTCACAGCAATCTAGACACCCCCGATGACAACGAGATCCATAGTATTCTCGTGGATAAAAACAAACAAGTGTGGCTCGGTACAGTGGTAGGCCTATTGAAACTAGACGAGGAAAACAACACCGTAAACTCTATCGATAAGATCGGCAATCGCTTTATCTATGATATGATAGAAGACCATAAAGGAAATTTATGGTTGGGCACCTATTCCAATGGCCTCGTCAAGTACAATCCCAACACACAAGAAATGCGGACATACTTACCTGACCCCAAAAACCCGAATGCTTTACCACACTATTCTGTGATCAACATTTTTCAGGACAGCCAAAAAAGAATATGGATAGCGACAGAAGGAGGGGGATTCTGCATATATAATGAAAAAAGTGATGATTTTACCGTTTTCAATACAGACAATGGTTTTCCTTCGAACATCATCTATAAAATTTTGGAGGATATTTCAGGTCATTTGTGGATCACCTGCAGTCGTGGATTGCTGGAATTTAACCCCCAAACCACCGAATACCGCCTTTTCACCAAGGACAATGGCCTGATGCCATACCCATTCAATTACAAAAGTGGCTTTAGGGCAAAAGACGGCACCTTATACTTCGGGTGCCTGAATGGCTTTATTTCCTTCGATCCCCGGGAATTCGAACCTTACGAATATGATCCGCCGGTAGTCTTTACGGGCATCCAAATTTTCAATACGCCCGTACCGATTGGAGGAGAGAACTCCATTCTAAATGCATCCATTACCAATACCTCAGAAATCACGCTGAAACATGACCAATCATCTTTGAGTTTTGATTTTGCAGCCCTGAGCTATACGGCCTCAGACGCCCTTCCATACGCTTATAAAATGGAGGGCTTCGATAAGACGTGGACTTACCTTCCCCAAAACCAACGCATCAACTACTCCTATCTCCCTCCTGGAGATTATACCCTTAAAATCAAAACGGCCGATATTTTTGGCGAATGGAGCGATCGGGAGGCAATGCTCCATATCACCATTCTCCCTCCATTTTGGAAGACCAATTGGGCCTATACGGCTTATACCCTGCTCTTCGCAATCATGCTGTACGGGATATTGAAATTCTATAAGGATCGTATCCATCGCCGTCAAGCGGCTGCCTTTAAGCGTCTGGAAGATGAAAAACAGCGCGAAATCTACCAATCCAAAATCGAGTTCTTTACCAATATAACCCATGAAATCAGGACCCCACTTACCCTGATCAAGGGGCCCTTGGAGAGCATCCTCAATAAAGAAAATGCTATCAATCCGGAGATCAAGGAAAGCCTTTGGATCATGAACAAAAACACCAACAGGCTGATCGAGCTCAGTAATGAGTTGTTGGATTTCAGAAAAACAGAAAACAAAGGATTCACCTTAAATTTTACCCGAAACGAAATAGGGAAACTGCTGGAAGATATTTTTATTCGCTTTAAGGGCAGTGCAGAACAGCAACAAGTCAATTTTCATTTTACGGGAAGCGATGCGCCCTTCTTTGCCGATGTTGACAGAGAGGCCTTTACCAAGGTCATCAGCAATCTCCTTTCCAATGCCATCAAAAATGCAGAAAGCACTGCACAGTTGGAAATGGCCATCTCTCCTGCTGAAGCCCATTTTAAGGTAATCGTCAGCAATGATGGCCACCTTATAAGCCCAGAAAACCGGGAAAAAATCTTTGAACCCTTTTTCCAAGAGGGCAATGAATTCAATAAGCCCAACACCACCGGCACGGGGTTGGGCCTTCCTTTGGCCAGATCCCTGGCCGAAATGCATGGAGGCAGCCTTCATGTAGATCCCGATTATCCCCAAAACAGAAACACCTTTGTCCTGGACTTACCGATCAAGCAGAAAAACACCATTAAAATCACAGAAATCCCTGCTGAGCAACCTGCCCCGGACCGCCCAACCAAAACCACCAAATCACCGAAGCCTGCTGCCTCAAAAGGAGCGATCCTAGTGGTAGAGGACAACAAGGAATTGCAAAAGTTCCTCTATGATCAACTAAAAGAAGAATATCATGTCTATCGCGCTGAAAATGGGCAGGATGGTATCCAACAGCTCAAGGATAAGCCCATTGATTTGGTCATCACAGACGTAATGATGCCTGTCATGGACGGATTCACCTTCTGTGACACCATTAAATCCGATGTCAACTTTAGCCATATCCCCGTGATCATGCTCACGGCCAAAAACACCCTGCAATCAAAAATTGAAGGCATGGAAATGGGAGCTGATGTCTACCTGGAAAAGCCGTTTAGCATTGACCATCTTGGCTTACAGGTCAAAAACCTACTTCATTATAGGGACCAAGTGCGCCAGGCTTTTGCCAATCAACCCATGGTGAACGTGGAAACCATCGCGCATACCCGTGCAGACGAGGAATTCCTTTCCCAAGCCAATGAAGCGATCCTGGAAAATCTGAGCAATGAACGCTTTGGGGTCAATGAAATGGCAGACATCCTCTGCATGAGCCAATCCAGCCTACTGCGCAAAATCAAAGGTGTCTCTAAAATGACGCCCAATGGATATATCCGCCTGGTACGGCTTAAAAAAGCCGCAGAGATGCTCCAAAGCGGGCAATACACGGTAACGGAGATCAGTGAGAAAGTAGGCTTTAACTCCCCTTCTTACTTTTCCAAATGCTTCCAAAAACAGTTTGGAGAACTGCCCAAGGATTTTACCAAAAGCTCCGAAATACGCTGA
- a CDS encoding SusC/RagA family TonB-linked outer membrane protein, whose translation MKEKLLRNSSLIVILLCGLVFSAAAQSRQVVEGTVKEKDSGQPIPGVSILEKGTTNGTVTGIDGEFRLEVTGDNPVLRVSFIGYKTLETEVGNKSDFDLHLESELGDLEEVVVVGYGQQKKESITGSVANVTSRDIEQVPTATVGGALAGKLPGLSFRQPDGRPGAGAQLRIRNLGNPLYVIDGIQKDEGQFNNLAPGDIESITILKDASAAVYGSRAANGVVVVTTKRGSRGEAPQISINGYYGIQNWSRFPEGVNGYEWMLGRADADMNQFGSTNITREELDKWQAGTEYGYRSFDWRDFIIQGNAPQSNISASVSGGSEKTNYYLAITRFDQKSVFSDEFEFNRTNLQSNITTDVTDRLTIGLQLNGRLENRENPGVPGGDDYWQPRFALFRNRPTERPYANDNPDYPANINNIETNWALLNYDRTGFFTNYWKNLQTNFTAEYDLPIEGLKAKGLYSYYFADNYVNTFEYTYDVFDYIPEDDEYVRTGGNDNPYRDRNQRKIEETVTQFQLNYDRVFAENHKVGILALYERIQRRDYRNFIHSVPTNNYLSLVQFADMDQYDDYDYEEARIGYVGRINYEYKGKYLLEVSGRYDASWKFSPDMRWGFFPSVSAGWRLSDEVFMDNISAKTNLDELKLRVSYGELGDDDIDIGPFDYIRGYNYGVSTVILDGENVQGSRNTGQPIDNLSWYTSKMFDVGLDFSFGAGKITGTIDYFHRKRDGLRDIKDDVFLPLELGYGLTDENLSSDATLGGDVGINYNGKVQDLTFRIGGTFGYARGKFLNSYNPAFSSSWNHYRNSGENRWYGIFWGYETIGQFQSQEEIDTYPVNIDGQGNGTLLPGDLIYKDVNQDGKIDGYDERPIGYSLDGTPSISYGLNMYFNYRNFDLTMDFSGGSLASYNQNWEMRWPYQNGGNLLAYMYDDRWHREDPYNLDSEWIPGENPPLRYNAGGHSNYNRNSTWWLTNVKYIRMRTASIGYTLPPKVLSKLKIERARVYFTTYNLFSIDNVHQFGIDPEVRDENGLQYPQNVNMNLGFNLTF comes from the coding sequence ATGAAAGAAAAATTACTAAGAAATAGCAGTTTGATTGTTATCCTGCTATGCGGTTTGGTGTTTTCTGCTGCTGCGCAATCGCGTCAGGTAGTGGAAGGCACCGTAAAAGAAAAGGATTCCGGGCAGCCCATACCCGGGGTCAGCATTCTGGAAAAGGGCACTACCAATGGAACCGTCACTGGTATTGACGGTGAATTTAGACTGGAAGTTACCGGCGATAATCCAGTTCTACGTGTGAGCTTTATCGGTTATAAGACACTGGAGACAGAAGTAGGAAACAAGAGTGACTTTGACTTGCACTTGGAAAGTGAGCTTGGCGACCTGGAAGAAGTGGTGGTCGTCGGCTATGGCCAGCAGAAGAAGGAATCGATTACCGGATCTGTGGCCAATGTCACGAGTCGCGACATCGAACAAGTGCCGACCGCCACAGTGGGTGGCGCTTTGGCAGGTAAACTGCCGGGCCTCTCTTTTCGCCAGCCTGATGGTCGTCCCGGGGCAGGGGCTCAGTTGCGTATCCGGAATTTGGGCAATCCACTTTACGTAATAGACGGTATCCAAAAAGACGAAGGACAATTCAATAACCTGGCTCCTGGGGATATCGAAAGTATCACGATCTTGAAAGATGCTTCTGCGGCGGTTTACGGATCCCGTGCTGCCAACGGCGTGGTGGTGGTAACCACCAAAAGAGGTAGCCGCGGGGAAGCACCCCAGATCAGCATCAATGGCTACTACGGCATTCAGAACTGGTCACGGTTTCCAGAAGGCGTAAATGGTTACGAGTGGATGCTGGGACGTGCCGATGCAGACATGAACCAGTTTGGAAGTACCAATATCACTCGTGAGGAGCTTGACAAATGGCAAGCAGGTACTGAATATGGCTATCGGTCTTTTGACTGGCGGGACTTTATAATCCAAGGTAATGCCCCACAGAGCAATATCAGTGCAAGTGTATCCGGGGGATCTGAGAAAACAAATTATTACTTGGCCATTACGCGATTTGATCAGAAATCAGTGTTTAGTGATGAATTTGAGTTTAACAGGACAAACCTTCAGTCCAATATTACTACAGACGTAACTGATCGATTAACGATCGGCTTACAGTTGAATGGAAGGTTGGAAAACCGTGAAAATCCTGGCGTACCGGGTGGGGATGATTATTGGCAGCCAAGATTTGCCTTGTTCAGAAACCGCCCTACTGAGCGGCCATATGCCAATGATAATCCGGATTATCCGGCAAATATCAATAATATCGAAACCAACTGGGCCTTGCTAAATTATGACCGGACAGGATTCTTTACCAATTATTGGAAAAACCTACAGACCAACTTTACGGCAGAGTATGATCTTCCCATAGAAGGGTTGAAGGCAAAAGGGCTATATTCCTATTATTTTGCTGATAACTATGTGAACACCTTTGAATATACTTATGATGTATTTGACTATATCCCTGAGGATGATGAATATGTCAGGACAGGTGGTAACGACAACCCTTATCGAGACAGAAACCAGCGGAAAATAGAGGAGACAGTTACGCAATTCCAACTGAATTATGATAGGGTATTTGCCGAAAATCATAAGGTGGGTATTCTCGCCTTATATGAGCGTATCCAAAGAAGAGACTATAGAAACTTCATCCATTCTGTACCTACTAATAATTACCTTTCTTTGGTGCAATTTGCAGACATGGACCAATACGACGATTATGACTATGAGGAAGCCAGGATTGGTTATGTAGGGCGTATCAATTATGAATATAAAGGGAAGTACCTATTGGAAGTTTCGGGAAGGTATGATGCTTCTTGGAAATTCTCGCCAGATATGAGGTGGGGATTTTTCCCGTCCGTTTCTGCTGGCTGGAGGTTAAGTGATGAGGTGTTTATGGATAATATTTCCGCGAAAACCAATTTGGATGAGTTAAAGCTACGGGTGTCCTACGGGGAATTAGGAGATGATGATATTGATATTGGACCTTTTGATTACATAAGAGGATATAATTACGGTGTGTCCACGGTTATTTTGGATGGTGAAAATGTCCAGGGGTCTAGAAATACGGGACAACCGATCGATAACCTTTCTTGGTACACGAGTAAAATGTTTGACGTGGGCTTGGACTTCTCTTTTGGTGCTGGAAAGATTACCGGTACGATCGATTATTTCCATCGCAAAAGGGATGGTTTGAGAGATATCAAAGACGACGTTTTCCTTCCGCTTGAATTGGGCTATGGCCTGACCGATGAGAACCTCAGCAGTGATGCTACCCTTGGCGGGGACGTAGGAATAAACTATAACGGAAAGGTTCAGGACCTCACCTTTAGGATCGGCGGTACTTTTGGATATGCCCGTGGCAAGTTTTTGAATTCTTATAATCCTGCTTTCAGCAGTAGCTGGAACCATTACCGAAATTCTGGTGAGAACAGATGGTATGGTATTTTTTGGGGGTATGAAACCATTGGACAGTTCCAGTCCCAAGAAGAAATCGATACCTATCCTGTAAACATTGATGGCCAAGGAAACGGAACGTTACTGCCAGGTGATTTGATCTATAAGGATGTCAATCAAGATGGCAAAATCGACGGTTATGATGAAAGGCCCATTGGTTACAGTTTAGATGGTACGCCTAGCATAAGCTATGGATTAAACATGTACTTTAACTATAGGAACTTTGATTTGACCATGGATTTTTCTGGAGGTTCTTTGGCTTCTTATAACCAAAACTGGGAGATGAGGTGGCCTTATCAAAATGGCGGTAACCTCCTGGCCTATATGTATGACGACAGGTGGCACCGTGAAGATCCCTACAACCTGGACAGTGAGTGGATCCCCGGGGAAAATCCTCCCTTAAGGTATAATGCAGGTGGCCACAGTAACTACAACAGGAATTCTACTTGGTGGCTGACCAATGTGAAATACATCAGGATGAGGACGGCTTCCATTGGCTATACGCTGCCTCCCAAGGTGCTGAGTAAGCTGAAGATTGAGCGGGCAAGGGTGTACTTCACCACTTATAACCTGTTCTCTATTGACAATGTCCACCAGTTTGGTATCGATCCGGAAGTGAGGGATGAAAACGGTTTGCAGTATCCGCAAAACGTGAACATGAACCTAGGGTTTAATTTGACCTTCTAA
- a CDS encoding RagB/SusD family nutrient uptake outer membrane protein has protein sequence MKKIILSICACVALFTACNDEEFLSREPQNILLDDQVWESEDLVLSVLADLYNRIPDYQQLENWWNYTNFDEAFASNAGDYWRHQNQDYGYGDWGMWDYGFIRDLNLFIESAEAADQLDPNVRDRFIAEAKFIRAMSYFEHVKRMGGVPLILESLEYDYSGDPTYLQYPRAKEHEIYDFVIEEMEAIKGDLPDGGTVSRATVGAALALEARAALYAASIANYGQTTPNVSLPGEEVGIPASMADGYYTTALSAAEELMGLGTYELYNNDPDPSENFTNIFLNKSANNEVIFAKDYLVQARTHGFTIETIPRSLREENTLGGKLNPSLNLVQSYELLDNTFAPLPTTDQNGNPIYYDNPEDIFAGRDPRLAGTVILPGTTFRGSEVDIWAGWKAEDGSLITSDQLGGRGELPNGESAQLVGFDGPIPNLEWSAQNGFYIRKFVDTQVGSGQRGTRSSVWWIRFRYAEVLLNAAEAAFELGDNAKAAEYMNMVRRRAGMPIDLAPSEITFDRIIHERKVELCFENHILWDYKRWRIAHQIWNGEAVPLTNNPGNAQAISTRVFGLNPYKVYAPGTPNHEKWMFEEFLPTPVFNAHRFRLGNYYSRIGDNVLNGNPKIIRNPNH, from the coding sequence ATGAAAAAAATCATATTAAGTATATGCGCATGCGTAGCGTTGTTTACCGCATGTAACGATGAGGAATTCCTGAGTCGAGAGCCGCAGAATATCCTGTTGGATGATCAGGTTTGGGAAAGTGAGGATTTGGTGCTGTCTGTTTTGGCAGACCTATATAATAGAATTCCCGATTATCAACAGCTGGAGAACTGGTGGAATTATACCAATTTTGATGAAGCATTTGCTTCCAATGCTGGTGATTACTGGAGACACCAAAACCAGGATTATGGTTATGGTGATTGGGGCATGTGGGACTACGGATTTATCCGTGACCTTAACCTCTTCATAGAGAGTGCCGAGGCGGCTGATCAGCTTGACCCGAATGTAAGGGACAGGTTTATTGCCGAGGCCAAATTTATCCGTGCCATGTCTTATTTTGAGCATGTCAAAAGAATGGGCGGTGTGCCGTTAATCTTGGAATCCTTGGAGTATGATTATAGCGGAGATCCTACTTATTTGCAATATCCCAGGGCAAAGGAGCATGAGATATATGATTTTGTGATTGAGGAGATGGAAGCCATTAAAGGGGACTTACCAGATGGTGGCACTGTATCCAGGGCAACAGTAGGAGCGGCCTTGGCATTGGAGGCCCGAGCGGCCTTGTATGCTGCCTCTATAGCTAACTACGGACAAACCACTCCTAATGTGTCCCTCCCCGGTGAAGAGGTGGGTATTCCGGCCAGCATGGCAGATGGATACTATACGACGGCTCTGAGTGCTGCTGAAGAACTCATGGGATTAGGAACCTACGAACTGTACAATAATGACCCTGATCCTTCCGAAAACTTTACCAATATTTTCCTGAACAAATCAGCGAATAACGAGGTGATTTTCGCAAAGGATTATTTGGTGCAGGCCAGAACACACGGGTTTACCATTGAGACGATCCCAAGGTCACTTAGGGAGGAGAATACGTTAGGTGGGAAGCTAAACCCTTCATTGAATTTAGTACAGTCTTATGAGCTGTTGGACAATACTTTTGCACCATTGCCGACGACTGACCAAAATGGAAATCCGATCTATTACGATAATCCTGAGGATATTTTTGCAGGAAGAGATCCGCGATTAGCCGGTACTGTGATCCTTCCAGGGACTACATTTAGAGGAAGTGAAGTAGATATTTGGGCGGGATGGAAAGCTGAGGACGGAAGCTTGATTACTTCCGATCAACTAGGCGGAAGAGGCGAGCTTCCTAACGGCGAAAGTGCTCAGCTAGTAGGCTTTGATGGTCCAATACCTAACCTGGAGTGGTCAGCACAAAATGGGTTTTATATCAGAAAATTTGTGGATACCCAGGTGGGTTCAGGGCAACGTGGTACAAGGAGTTCGGTTTGGTGGATTCGTTTCCGTTATGCTGAAGTTTTGCTGAACGCTGCTGAGGCGGCATTCGAACTTGGAGATAATGCTAAAGCTGCCGAATACATGAACATGGTGAGAAGGAGGGCAGGAATGCCAATTGATCTGGCACCTTCTGAAATTACCTTTGACCGGATTATTCATGAGCGAAAGGTGGAGCTTTGTTTCGAAAACCATATTCTTTGGGATTACAAACGTTGGAGAATCGCCCACCAGATATGGAATGGTGAGGCCGTGCCGCTTACCAATAACCCCGGTAATGCGCAAGCGATCAGCACCCGTGTATTTGGACTGAACCCCTATAAAGTTTATGCCCCAGGTACTCCAAACCATGAAAAATGGATGTTTGAAGAGTTTTTACCGACTCCGGTATTTAATGCTCACAGGTTCCGTTTGGGTAATTATTATTCTCGAATAGGGGACAATGTACTGAACGGCAATCCTAAGATTATCAGAAACCCTAACCATTAA
- a CDS encoding DUF3823 domain-containing protein, which yields MKKNIKYLAGLCLMALGMSSCEYDNYDEPKLLFDGNIVYNGEPIGVSYNDVYLQLWEEGWQTFGNIGVAIDQDGSFSSLLFAGDYKLIIPADQGPFMNLTNQASGSDTIPLNINGSMNMDIEVLPYYMIRNVDISGNSNEVTANFGLEQIITGDNARGVNEVVLYLSKTTFVDGRTSVSSARLGGGDIADMADIQLTTEVPDMTPTQGYIFARVGLRINGVEDMLFSPIERIDF from the coding sequence ATGAAAAAGAACATAAAATATCTTGCTGGACTTTGCCTAATGGCTTTGGGCATGAGTTCTTGTGAATATGATAACTACGATGAGCCCAAGCTGCTATTCGATGGGAATATTGTATACAACGGTGAGCCCATTGGCGTAAGTTATAATGACGTTTACTTGCAGCTTTGGGAAGAGGGATGGCAGACTTTCGGAAACATTGGCGTGGCCATTGATCAGGACGGTTCGTTCAGTTCCCTGTTGTTTGCGGGAGATTACAAGTTGATCATCCCTGCAGATCAAGGGCCATTTATGAATTTGACCAACCAAGCATCCGGCTCCGATACCATTCCATTGAACATCAATGGCAGCATGAACATGGACATCGAGGTGCTTCCTTATTATATGATCCGAAACGTAGATATTTCGGGCAACAGTAATGAGGTGACCGCCAATTTTGGCTTGGAACAAATTATTACTGGGGACAATGCCAGAGGGGTAAACGAAGTAGTCCTTTACCTGAGCAAAACCACCTTCGTGGATGGTCGTACCAGTGTGAGCTCCGCTAGATTAGGGGGAGGAGATATTGCCGATATGGCTGATATTCAACTGACCACAGAAGTTCCTGACATGACCCCTACGCAAGGGTACATCTTTGCACGGGTAGGCCTCAGGATCAATGGGGTGGAGGACATGTTGTTCTCCCCAATTGAGCGGATAGATTTCTAA
- a CDS encoding family 43 glycosylhydrolase: protein MCSIAACSSNAQEPVPEPVDDDEDLQGQYTNPVWEPVLADPTVVKSGDTFYAYGTEDNWGDEGGYHLVPVIKSKDLIHWELVGDALSSKPTWKPEGGIWAPDVTKVGNQYFMYYSFSTWGDANPGIGLAIADNPEGPFEDYGKIFDSQSIGVNNSIDPFYYEEDGQKYLFWGSFRGLYMIKLTEDGKATEGEKVQVAGDHLEATYIHKKNGYYYLFGSYGSCCEGANSSYQVWVGRSEKLEGPYLDKAGNRLLDGHYGELVVKGNLGDSGFAGPGHNAEVVTDIEGTDWLIYHGMLKSQPRTNNGTNRRTLLIDPILWNDGWPMLFRQEPSTTANDGPVF, encoded by the coding sequence ATGTGTAGCATAGCAGCTTGTTCGAGCAATGCCCAGGAGCCTGTTCCTGAACCTGTGGATGATGATGAAGACCTACAAGGCCAATACACTAATCCCGTTTGGGAGCCCGTTTTGGCTGATCCCACCGTGGTGAAATCAGGAGACACTTTTTATGCCTATGGCACCGAAGACAATTGGGGCGATGAAGGAGGCTATCACCTTGTGCCCGTGATCAAATCAAAAGACTTAATCCATTGGGAATTGGTAGGGGATGCACTGTCCTCCAAGCCCACATGGAAGCCAGAAGGAGGCATTTGGGCGCCAGATGTCACCAAAGTAGGCAACCAATATTTTATGTACTATTCTTTTTCTACTTGGGGCGATGCCAATCCAGGCATTGGTTTGGCCATTGCGGACAATCCCGAAGGGCCTTTTGAGGACTATGGGAAAATTTTTGACTCCCAAAGTATCGGTGTAAACAACTCCATTGACCCTTTTTATTATGAAGAGGATGGTCAGAAATACTTGTTTTGGGGGAGTTTTAGAGGACTATACATGATCAAGCTCACAGAAGATGGAAAGGCTACCGAAGGAGAGAAAGTCCAAGTAGCCGGCGATCACCTGGAAGCCACTTATATTCATAAGAAAAATGGTTATTATTACCTGTTTGGTTCCTACGGCTCATGCTGTGAAGGAGCCAACAGCAGCTATCAGGTATGGGTGGGAAGATCAGAAAAACTGGAAGGCCCCTACCTGGACAAAGCAGGAAACAGGCTTCTGGACGGCCATTATGGAGAATTGGTGGTCAAGGGAAATCTGGGCGATAGCGGTTTTGCAGGCCCAGGTCACAATGCAGAAGTCGTTACCGATATAGAAGGAACTGACTGGCTGATTTACCATGGCATGCTAAAAAGCCAACCCAGAACGAATAATGGTACCAATAGAAGGACACTGCTGATCGATCCCATCCTCTGGAATGACGGTTGGCCGATGCTCTTCAGACAAGAACCAAGCACTACCGCTAACGATGGACCGGTGTTTTAA